A genomic window from Sphingobacteriales bacterium includes:
- a CDS encoding metal-dependent hydrolase: protein MKFTYYGHSCFLVESGGKKILFDPFITANELAKHIDIEEIDCDYIAISHGHFDHISDAVAIAKRTKATVICAFEIYEWLTKQGLSKFRPMNTGGKWSSDFGTVKCVSAVHSSCLPDGSYGASPMGFVFNTAEGGFYYSGDTALTMDMQLIPRWANLKFVVLPIGDNFTMDIADAIAAADFVQCDKVIGVHYDTFGFIVIDHEAAKKQFADAGKELLLLTIGETIEL, encoded by the coding sequence ATGAAATTCACTTATTACGGACATTCTTGTTTTTTGGTGGAATCCGGCGGGAAGAAAATCCTGTTTGACCCGTTTATCACTGCGAATGAGCTGGCAAAACACATCGACATCGAGGAAATCGACTGCGATTACATAGCCATCTCACACGGGCACTTCGACCACATTTCTGATGCGGTGGCAATAGCGAAGCGCACGAAAGCAACCGTTATCTGTGCATTTGAAATCTACGAATGGTTAACGAAACAGGGATTATCGAAATTCCGGCCAATGAATACCGGCGGAAAATGGTCTTCCGATTTTGGAACGGTAAAGTGCGTTTCCGCTGTCCATTCCTCCTGCCTGCCGGACGGTTCCTATGGCGCAAGTCCGATGGGATTTGTTTTTAACACGGCGGAAGGTGGTTTTTATTACAGCGGCGATACCGCCCTGACGATGGATATGCAGCTGATTCCCCGCTGGGCAAACCTGAAATTTGTTGTATTGCCAATTGGCGACAACTTCACAATGGATATTGCAGATGCGATTGCTGCGGCAGATTTTGTTCAATGCGATAAAGTAATTGGTGTGCATTATGATACCTTTGGATTTATCGTAATTGACCATGAAGCCGCCAAAAAACAGTTTGCAGACGCAGGGAAAGAATTACTATTATTAACTATCGGAGAAACTATTGAATTGTAA
- a CDS encoding queuosine precursor transporter → MITNIIKDKSTKLFIFLGGFFIANAFIAEVIGVKIFSLESTLGITPFTIPLFGNNFSFNLTAGVLLWPVVFIMTDIINEYYGEKGVRLLSYLTVVLLAYAFFMYFVAIRLVPAGWWPGSKNEQGVPDMQAAYAQIFGQGIAIILGSLVAFLIGQVVDVVVFHRIKKWSGEKYIWLRSTGSTIVSQLIDSFVVLFIAFYLYPKYISDANGKAWAFNVVMSICIGNYIYKFIMAVLLTPVIYLVHGVIEKYLGHNLAAEMKQAAIKDELPVDKLIDGK, encoded by the coding sequence ATGATCACAAACATCATCAAGGATAAATCGACCAAGCTCTTTATTTTTCTGGGTGGATTTTTTATTGCCAATGCATTCATCGCAGAGGTGATTGGGGTAAAGATATTTTCCCTGGAAAGTACACTCGGTATCACACCTTTTACTATTCCGCTATTCGGAAATAATTTTTCTTTCAACCTGACGGCCGGTGTCTTGTTGTGGCCGGTGGTCTTTATCATGACGGATATTATCAATGAATATTACGGCGAAAAAGGGGTCCGGTTGCTGTCTTATCTTACGGTGGTGCTTTTGGCGTATGCTTTCTTTATGTACTTCGTCGCCATTAGATTGGTACCTGCCGGCTGGTGGCCGGGTTCAAAAAATGAACAGGGCGTTCCGGATATGCAGGCGGCTTATGCCCAGATTTTCGGACAGGGTATTGCCATCATTTTAGGTTCCCTGGTTGCATTTTTAATCGGACAGGTCGTCGATGTGGTGGTGTTTCACCGCATTAAGAAATGGAGCGGCGAAAAATATATCTGGCTCAGGAGTACCGGTTCCACTATTGTTTCGCAGCTGATAGATAGTTTTGTGGTTTTGTTTATCGCGTTTTATCTGTATCCGAAATACATCAGCGATGCCAACGGGAAAGCCTGGGCATTTAATGTGGTGATGTCCATCTGTATTGGTAACTATATCTATAAATTTATCATGGCCGTGTTGCTGACACCTGTTATTTATTTGGTTCATGGTGTAATTGAAAAATACCTTGGTCATAACTTGGCTGCTGAGATGAAACAGGCTGCCATAAAAGATGAACTGCCTGTTGACAAGCTAATTGACGGCAAATAA
- a CDS encoding pyridoxine 5'-phosphate synthase translates to MTRLSVNLNKIALIRNSRGSNYPDLVQVAADCERFGAQGITVHPRPDERHCKFSDLQLLKDVCSTEFNIEGYPNDHFILEVLKAKPHQCTLVPDDPNQITSDHGWDTIQHSAFLNERISELKRNNIRVSLFIDPVAHLIEGAAKAGTDRIEYYTGPYARHYPSNPATAIQAIKETCSLALQAGLGINAGHDLNLDNLKYLKDNLPQLDEVSIGHALICDAMYLGLENTIRLYLNRLQ, encoded by the coding sequence ATGACACGCCTATCCGTCAACCTGAATAAAATAGCGCTTATCCGCAACTCACGCGGTAGCAATTATCCTGATTTAGTTCAGGTGGCAGCCGACTGTGAACGCTTCGGCGCACAGGGCATCACCGTGCACCCCCGTCCGGATGAACGCCACTGCAAATTTTCCGACCTGCAGCTGCTAAAAGACGTGTGCTCCACGGAATTTAATATTGAAGGCTATCCGAATGACCACTTCATACTGGAAGTGCTGAAAGCCAAACCGCACCAATGCACCCTCGTACCAGACGACCCGAATCAGATTACATCCGATCATGGATGGGATACGATTCAGCATTCCGCATTTTTGAACGAGCGCATCTCAGAGCTGAAGCGAAACAACATCCGGGTATCCTTATTCATTGACCCGGTGGCGCACCTGATTGAAGGTGCGGCAAAAGCCGGAACCGACCGGATAGAATACTATACCGGCCCCTATGCCAGACATTATCCTTCCAACCCTGCCACTGCCATACAGGCCATTAAAGAAACCTGTTCGCTGGCGCTGCAAGCCGGCCTGGGTATCAACGCCGGACATGATTTAAATCTGGATAATTTAAAGTACCTGAAAGATAACCTGCCGCAACTGGATGAAGTGTCTATCGGGCATGCGCTGATTTGCGATGCCATGTATCTTGGTCTGGAAAATACGATACGCCTTTACCTGAACCGGCTGCAATAA
- a CDS encoding dienelactone hydrolase family protein: MRNHILLPFCMLCILTYSCTGKPTLKPVKYTDGKQVLNGFAAVPTTSKDKAAVLVLPAWMGIDDHARQSALDLAANGYYTFVADIYGEGHYPKNTQEAGQNAGYYKSHIQEYRKRIRLALEQLIRQGANPGKIAVIGYCFGGTGALEAARANLPAKGVVSFHGGLGRDTSLAVQSIQPKLQVCHGADDFFIPQSEILSFQQEMRDSKADWQMVYYANAVHSFTDPAAGNDNSKGVAYNEKAAGRSWKLMLDFLDEMMK; the protein is encoded by the coding sequence ATGAGAAACCATATCCTGCTTCCATTCTGTATGCTCTGTATTTTGACCTATTCCTGCACCGGAAAACCGACCTTAAAACCGGTAAAATACACTGACGGCAAACAGGTACTGAATGGATTCGCTGCCGTTCCAACAACTTCAAAAGACAAAGCCGCCGTTTTGGTGCTGCCCGCCTGGATGGGTATAGATGACCATGCCAGGCAATCCGCACTGGATTTGGCAGCTAATGGTTATTACACATTTGTCGCAGATATTTACGGAGAAGGCCATTACCCCAAAAACACCCAGGAGGCCGGACAAAATGCCGGGTACTACAAATCGCATATTCAGGAATACCGGAAACGTATCCGGCTGGCGCTGGAACAACTGATCCGGCAGGGTGCCAATCCGGGGAAGATAGCGGTCATAGGATATTGTTTCGGCGGCACCGGCGCACTGGAAGCAGCGCGGGCTAACTTACCGGCAAAAGGCGTGGTATCCTTCCATGGCGGGCTGGGCAGGGATACCTCATTAGCTGTACAATCTATACAGCCCAAACTGCAGGTATGTCATGGCGCGGATGACTTCTTTATTCCGCAATCGGAAATCCTGTCTTTTCAGCAGGAAATGCGCGACAGCAAAGCCGACTGGCAGATGGTTTACTATGCCAATGCTGTTCATTCCTTTACGGATCCGGCAGCAGGGAACGACAACTCTAAAGGGGTGGCCTATAATGAGAAAGCCGCCGGGCGTTCGTGGAAACTGATGCTGGATTTTCTGGATGAAATGATGAAGTGA
- a CDS encoding DUF1573 domain-containing protein: MKYLIILLSFFTLTTLTKADPPASTKIKFSEKEFNFGTLPQGKPVTHEFEFMNIGSEPVVLENVKASCGCTTPTWTKEPVMPGKKGNIKAQYNMAREGSFRKSITVTTKDGETVELYISGNAVEQKQGVDNAEGNMLGGKAE; this comes from the coding sequence ATGAAATATCTGATTATCTTATTGTCCTTCTTTACACTAACTACCCTAACTAAGGCTGACCCTCCTGCTTCCACTAAAATAAAATTTTCTGAAAAGGAATTTAACTTCGGCACATTACCGCAAGGCAAACCGGTAACACATGAATTTGAGTTCATGAATATAGGCAGTGAGCCGGTTGTTTTGGAAAATGTAAAAGCATCCTGCGGTTGCACCACGCCTACCTGGACGAAAGAACCTGTGATGCCCGGCAAAAAAGGAAATATTAAAGCGCAGTACAATATGGCACGGGAAGGAAGCTTTAGGAAATCCATTACCGTCACCACGAAGGACGGGGAAACCGTGGAATTATATATCTCCGGAAATGCCGTGGAGCAAAAACAGGGCGTTGACAATGCGGAAGGAAATATGCTGGGAGGAAAAGCAGAGTAA
- a CDS encoding acyloxyacyl hydrolase → MSINNPALSCNFIEYRMSFSPRNQSLKNTLYSWYRIVCITVFLPVFSVQAKDDTYKNEFVNRRSFGFTVQQAIPFYRLPEGKPYYSAGITGVYHQPFFKARRLVNAGIDILPQIWFSKAHITSVELGLNVSLNLNIQLKKTSVLSFHIGSGVHYFGMETERQAEGFTFSDNFYLTYKHLVTMKNKKKIGLGFMTGFRHLSNLNVKRPNTGIDSILLGFCFDRIF, encoded by the coding sequence ATGAGCATAAATAATCCGGCATTATCCTGTAACTTTATAGAATACAGAATGAGCTTTAGCCCACGAAATCAATCCCTGAAAAACACCTTGTACTCTTGGTACAGGATAGTTTGCATCACGGTATTCCTGCCTGTATTTTCAGTGCAGGCTAAAGACGATACGTATAAAAATGAATTCGTCAACAGGCGGTCTTTCGGTTTTACCGTTCAGCAAGCCATTCCTTTTTACAGACTTCCAGAAGGTAAGCCGTATTATTCCGCAGGTATTACGGGAGTCTATCATCAGCCATTTTTCAAAGCCAGGCGGCTGGTGAATGCAGGCATAGACATCCTGCCGCAGATATGGTTTTCAAAAGCGCATATTACGAGTGTTGAACTGGGCCTCAATGTCAGTCTCAACCTGAATATCCAACTCAAAAAGACATCTGTTCTGTCCTTTCACATAGGCAGCGGTGTTCATTACTTCGGAATGGAAACTGAACGTCAGGCGGAGGGGTTTACCTTTTCGGATAATTTTTACCTGACGTATAAACATCTCGTCACGATGAAAAATAAAAAAAAAATCGGACTTGGATTCATGACCGGATTCCGGCATCTTTCCAACCTCAACGTGAAAAGACCGAATACCGGTATAGACTCTATTCTGTTGGGATTTTGCTTTGACAGGATATTTTAA
- a CDS encoding pyridoxal phosphate-dependent aminotransferase: MPTISHKGESMPASPIRKLAPFAEQAKKRGIHIYHLNIGQPDIETPHQFWDAIKHMDRKVLEYSPSNGFEEVRNGCARFFQTRYGLTNLLPEDILITTGGSEALLFTLLSIMDAGDEIIIPEPLYANYIGFSKSGDIRVVPISTTFENGFALPSIDEFERVITDKTKAILICNPNNPTGYAYSDEELIRLKDIALRHDLFLISDEVYRDFIYSDNKTYTSIFSFPDLAQHAILIDSISKRFSACGARIGMVATKNKQVLETVLKFAQQRLSPPTVEQLGMLGLLEVEEEYFHKVNIEYRKRRDTLVEGLNKIEGVKCPTPGGAFYCIVQLPVEDTDDFCRWMLSDFNYEGETVMMAPASGFYATEGKGKNEVRIAYVLNSRELKKAIKCLEEGLKNYDLRIEN; this comes from the coding sequence ATGCCAACCATTTCCCATAAAGGCGAATCCATGCCGGCCTCCCCTATTCGTAAGTTAGCCCCGTTTGCTGAACAGGCTAAAAAGAGAGGCATACATATCTACCATTTAAATATCGGGCAGCCGGATATTGAAACACCTCATCAGTTTTGGGACGCCATCAAGCATATGGACAGAAAGGTATTGGAATACAGCCCGTCCAACGGGTTTGAGGAAGTCCGGAACGGTTGTGCACGTTTCTTTCAGACACGTTATGGACTGACCAACTTGCTGCCGGAAGATATTTTAATAACGACGGGTGGTTCGGAAGCATTATTATTCACGCTGCTTTCCATCATGGATGCAGGCGATGAAATCATCATACCCGAGCCGTTGTATGCCAATTATATCGGGTTTTCCAAAAGCGGCGATATAAGGGTGGTACCCATATCCACTACATTTGAAAACGGCTTTGCATTGCCATCCATAGACGAATTTGAAAGAGTCATTACCGATAAGACAAAAGCCATCCTCATCTGCAATCCCAACAATCCGACGGGATATGCTTACAGTGACGAGGAACTCATCCGGCTGAAGGACATTGCGCTCCGACACGATTTATTCCTGATCAGCGATGAGGTGTACCGGGATTTCATCTATTCGGACAACAAGACCTATACTTCCATATTCAGCTTTCCCGACCTGGCACAGCACGCCATTCTGATTGATTCCATTTCCAAGCGATTCAGCGCCTGCGGAGCACGCATAGGTATGGTGGCCACCAAAAACAAACAGGTGCTGGAAACGGTGCTGAAATTTGCCCAGCAACGGTTAAGCCCTCCGACAGTGGAGCAATTGGGGATGCTCGGCCTGCTGGAAGTGGAAGAGGAATATTTTCACAAAGTCAATATAGAATACCGGAAGCGCCGCGACACGCTGGTGGAAGGGTTGAATAAGATAGAAGGTGTAAAATGCCCCACTCCCGGCGGTGCCTTTTACTGTATTGTTCAGTTACCGGTAGAAGACACCGACGATTTTTGCCGGTGGATGCTGAGTGATTTTAATTACGAAGGAGAAACGGTGATGATGGCACCTGCCAGCGGTTTTTATGCCACGGAAGGAAAAGGGAAAAACGAGGTGCGTATCGCCTATGTGCTGAACAGCAGGGAATTAAAGAAGGCGATCAAATGCCTGGAGGAAGGGCTCAAGAATTATGATTTGAGAATTGAGAATTAA
- a CDS encoding TonB-dependent receptor has protein sequence MKYKAVHLISLLVYILIEVALPGFADTISIPEVLIQTSRENYYSNANAVYRLDSFQSHYYGQNSIAEVLQYFTPAQVSSYGSGGIATISLRGTADDQTSVFWNGLKLNSATLGTMDLSLIPVNTGSSVQIVTNASSAVLGSGNFGGAVLLNHQPVFKKQLDVSLRQDVMSFHNYKTGFSLHAGNLRVQFTSSAFYQSAKNNFPFFDNYKFDEPYVVNEHNATRQWAAIHQLNLKLKKAQQLDFGNYILQKRHEIPAMMGAYEQSHKYQDDFTVKSYMKYQKVFRSSQMYVRSGYIYDYMLYHDSIRKIYAPYSVHQLQNSVNYRHFFKRGVVLDAGMDYNLDIARVTEYQRITVRQHRGALFAGARYSIRNIKLSASMRQEVTSGKYIRPQFGVSLSYSDNKNIVNTSFSYADKFRYPDLNDLYWQPGGNKNLLPEHGYSVEYNLQLNPVKKTSRYKMVLGSSLYYSMIYNTIVWVPESSGLYSPQNIKKTRHYGIETKWENTVSWNSTNALRFSVNYNYNRAVIAEDASNADLNGNNIRYKPVHSIKSNLMFEDNYFNMGINYLYVGKRFSDDENSTAFQLPAYSLVDMFFAVKIPSKYIHTELVVKLNNMANVRYENLRSYAQPLRNYVFSLILTYKSIDQ, from the coding sequence ATGAAATACAAAGCAGTTCATCTCATTTCGCTATTGGTGTATATCCTGATAGAAGTTGCATTACCCGGTTTTGCAGACACTATCTCCATTCCTGAAGTGCTGATACAAACTTCCCGCGAAAATTATTACTCCAACGCCAATGCCGTTTACCGGTTGGATAGTTTTCAGTCACATTACTACGGACAGAATTCCATAGCGGAAGTATTACAGTATTTCACCCCGGCGCAAGTCAGCAGCTACGGTAGCGGTGGAATTGCGACCATCAGCCTGCGCGGAACAGCCGATGACCAGACCTCCGTTTTCTGGAACGGGCTGAAGTTGAATTCAGCAACTCTTGGAACGATGGACTTATCGCTGATACCCGTAAATACAGGCAGTTCCGTCCAGATAGTAACCAATGCTTCATCGGCGGTATTAGGCAGCGGCAATTTTGGCGGCGCTGTTTTGCTGAATCATCAGCCTGTATTTAAAAAACAACTGGATGTTTCTCTGAGGCAGGATGTAATGTCTTTCCATAATTACAAAACCGGTTTCTCCCTTCATGCCGGAAATCTAAGGGTTCAGTTCACATCATCGGCATTTTATCAGTCCGCTAAAAATAATTTTCCGTTCTTTGATAACTATAAATTCGATGAACCATATGTGGTGAATGAACACAATGCAACACGGCAATGGGCGGCCATTCACCAGCTTAACCTGAAATTGAAGAAAGCCCAGCAACTGGATTTCGGCAACTATATCCTTCAGAAAAGACATGAGATTCCGGCAATGATGGGGGCGTATGAACAGAGCCATAAATACCAGGATGATTTTACAGTCAAGAGTTATATGAAGTATCAGAAGGTATTCAGGTCATCTCAGATGTATGTTCGCAGCGGTTATATTTATGATTACATGCTGTATCATGACAGCATCCGGAAAATCTATGCTCCCTACTCCGTGCACCAGCTGCAAAACAGTGTCAACTACCGCCATTTCTTTAAACGAGGGGTGGTGTTGGATGCAGGAATGGATTATAACCTGGATATTGCCCGCGTAACGGAATATCAGCGGATAACCGTGCGACAGCATCGCGGTGCTTTGTTTGCAGGTGCCCGGTACAGCATTAGAAATATAAAACTGAGTGCGAGCATGCGACAGGAGGTAACCTCCGGGAAATATATACGGCCGCAGTTTGGAGTATCATTGTCTTATTCCGATAATAAAAATATTGTCAATACCTCTTTCAGCTATGCGGATAAATTCCGCTATCCGGATTTAAATGATTTGTACTGGCAGCCCGGGGGCAATAAGAACCTGTTGCCCGAACACGGTTATAGTGTGGAATATAACCTGCAGCTGAACCCGGTTAAAAAAACATCCCGGTATAAAATGGTATTAGGCAGTTCTTTGTATTATTCCATGATTTACAATACTATTGTTTGGGTGCCGGAAAGTTCCGGATTATACAGTCCTCAGAATATCAAAAAAACCAGGCATTACGGAATAGAGACAAAATGGGAGAATACGGTTTCATGGAATTCAACCAATGCACTCCGTTTTTCTGTAAATTATAATTACAACCGTGCCGTTATCGCAGAAGATGCCAGCAACGCTGATTTGAACGGAAATAATATCCGTTACAAACCGGTGCATTCGATTAAGTCCAACCTGATGTTTGAGGACAACTATTTCAATATGGGAATAAATTACCTGTATGTCGGAAAACGCTTTTCGGATGATGAAAACAGTACGGCATTTCAGTTGCCGGCATACAGTTTGGTGGATATGTTTTTTGCTGTTAAAATTCCTTCAAAATATATCCATACCGAATTGGTGGTGAAACTGAATAATATGGCAAATGTCCGCTATGAGAACCTCCGAAGCTATGCGCAACCGCTTCGCAATTATGTATTTTCTCTTATCCTAACCTATAAATCAATTGACCAATGA
- a CDS encoding NAD(P)H-dependent oxidoreductase yields MLTIFHGTARADSNSRKIANFYDEMLGRKNIPHHFFTLEGVDESIFNKTFHNPKHPQLASIEDGILAPTEKYIFIVPEYNGSFPGMLKGFLDACDIKKCFHNKKVCLTGVAEGRAGNLRGMEHLTNIFNHIKMDVLHLKIPISQVHLMLDEAGKLQNPEIIKMIDTQIDLFMKF; encoded by the coding sequence ATGCTTACAATTTTTCATGGAACCGCACGTGCAGACAGCAATTCGCGGAAAATTGCTAATTTTTATGATGAGATGCTGGGCAGAAAAAATATACCACATCATTTTTTTACGCTGGAAGGAGTGGATGAGTCTATCTTTAATAAAACCTTTCATAATCCGAAACATCCTCAGCTGGCAAGTATAGAAGACGGAATTCTCGCACCAACAGAAAAATACATCTTCATTGTCCCGGAATACAACGGCAGTTTTCCCGGGATGCTGAAAGGATTCTTGGATGCATGCGATATCAAAAAATGTTTTCATAATAAAAAAGTCTGCCTGACGGGTGTGGCAGAAGGTCGTGCCGGAAACTTAAGAGGGATGGAACATCTGACGAATATCTTCAACCATATAAAAATGGATGTGCTGCACTTGAAAATTCCCATTTCGCAGGTACACCTGATGCTGGATGAAGCCGGCAAACTGCAAAATCCTGAAATCATCAAGATGATAGATACCCAGATCGATTTATTTATGAAATTTTAA
- a CDS encoding OmpA family protein: protein MKQSLFALWLTMCTLTSFAQDAQDTPRCPDAEPSYLNRMPGFYITDCKNSDYNDVEFIYWVDGKANKINKSGKYYHIFYYKKESETRKFSGAQINQNYNDAILKVKGKVLDNKKTVFSASINGKEVYIQVHTAENSTNTGSYNIEIVEVEAMQQDIVVSMEESIEKDGKIALYGILFDVGKSNIKPESAEALKQVIDYLNANPAVKIIVVGHTDNTGTYAGNITLSKARAESVKNYLINTGKIAASRLMSEGAGQYCPVSTNDTEEGKKLNRRVEIVKL, encoded by the coding sequence ATGAAACAATCATTATTCGCCTTATGGCTGACAATGTGCACGCTTACATCCTTCGCACAGGACGCACAGGACACCCCGCGTTGCCCGGATGCAGAGCCTTCTTACCTTAATCGTATGCCCGGATTTTACATTACTGATTGCAAAAACAGCGATTACAATGATGTTGAGTTTATATATTGGGTGGATGGGAAAGCAAATAAAATCAATAAAAGCGGTAAATACTATCATATTTTTTATTATAAAAAAGAGAGTGAAACCCGAAAATTCAGTGGTGCCCAGATAAACCAGAATTACAATGATGCCATTTTAAAGGTAAAGGGTAAAGTTCTGGACAATAAAAAGACGGTATTCTCTGCCAGTATAAATGGAAAAGAAGTATATATTCAGGTACATACTGCTGAAAATTCAACTAATACCGGTAGTTATAATATAGAAATTGTAGAAGTAGAAGCTATGCAACAGGACATTGTTGTAAGTATGGAAGAAAGTATCGAAAAAGACGGTAAAATTGCACTTTATGGTATCTTGTTTGATGTCGGCAAATCAAACATTAAACCCGAATCAGCAGAAGCGCTCAAACAGGTTATCGATTACCTGAATGCCAATCCTGCTGTAAAGATCATTGTTGTAGGGCATACTGATAACACAGGAACCTATGCAGGCAATATTACGCTATCTAAAGCCCGTGCCGAAAGCGTTAAAAATTACCTGATCAACACCGGTAAAATTGCCGCTTCACGGTTAATGTCCGAGGGAGCGGGTCAATATTGCCCTGTGAGCACCAATGACACTGAGGAAGGCAAAAAATTGAACCGGAGAGTGGAAATCGTAAAACTGTAG
- a CDS encoding YncE family protein: MKKNASLFLSVCLFLIATVTSCKKETTVVASGTFTESGTAIVVNEGNFGSNNGSVSFVDRNGSITNYIYENANGGMNLGDVVQSYTRVGNKGIVCVNNSQKIEIVDARTFKHLATITDAVKTSYVRYALGISDTKAYVTNGNFAGIVNVLDLTTNTITHSINVGKGPEQLVLSGSHAYVCNSGGFDVDSTVSVLDTATDAVTQTIKVGDIPAKIVKDAQDFVWVLCAGQTDYAGWPNITKLTPSRLVRINTATNTIDKNFTLITAGNPSYVVNLAIGNNGRTVYYSISDKIFALDITAGSLPATPVISGREFYGLAASPFTNQVWGLSAPNFTASGSVYRYTSTGILIDSLKVGIGPNSVAFN; the protein is encoded by the coding sequence ATGAAAAAGAACGCTTCCTTATTCTTGTCTGTTTGCCTTTTTTTAATTGCAACAGTCACTTCCTGTAAAAAAGAAACCACTGTTGTCGCTTCCGGTACATTTACGGAAAGCGGCACTGCCATCGTCGTGAATGAAGGCAACTTCGGCAGCAACAACGGTTCTGTTTCATTTGTCGACAGAAATGGCAGTATCACCAATTATATTTACGAAAACGCCAATGGCGGGATGAATTTGGGGGATGTGGTGCAGTCATACACCCGAGTCGGCAACAAGGGAATTGTTTGTGTCAACAACAGCCAGAAGATTGAAATTGTTGATGCCCGCACATTCAAACATCTTGCAACCATTACAGATGCCGTGAAAACAAGTTATGTTCGATATGCATTGGGCATCAGCGATACAAAAGCGTATGTCACCAATGGTAATTTTGCCGGAATCGTGAATGTCTTGGATTTGACGACAAATACGATTACCCATTCCATCAATGTTGGGAAAGGCCCGGAACAGCTGGTGTTGTCGGGCAGCCATGCCTATGTGTGCAACAGCGGCGGATTCGATGTGGACAGCACCGTTTCTGTTCTTGATACTGCAACGGATGCGGTCACTCAAACCATCAAGGTGGGAGATATTCCTGCAAAAATCGTGAAGGATGCGCAGGACTTTGTGTGGGTGCTGTGCGCCGGCCAGACAGATTATGCGGGTTGGCCAAACATTACGAAGCTGACACCTTCCCGGCTGGTGCGCATTAATACCGCCACCAATACGATTGATAAAAATTTTACACTTATTACAGCCGGGAATCCGAGTTATGTCGTAAATCTCGCTATTGGCAACAACGGCAGAACGGTATATTACAGCATCAGCGATAAGATATTTGCACTGGATATTACGGCAGGCAGTCTGCCCGCCACACCTGTCATCTCCGGCAGAGAATTTTATGGATTAGCCGCTTCTCCGTTCACGAACCAGGTATGGGGTTTGTCAGCGCCTAATTTTACGGCCAGCGGCTCCGTTTACAGGTATACTTCAACAGGAATCCTGATAGACTCGCTGAAAGTGGGCATTGGTCCCAATTCCGTAGCGTTTAATTGA
- a CDS encoding DnaJ domain-containing protein gives MKDYYKVLGLRFGAPSSEIRAAFRRLALKYHPDKNPGNKKAEQQFVDVNEAYEILSSEYKRIQYHASYNESLNDIYLNRLPQESLKDKYRRNPTYVPKQPVAPASKLEIKYPGLQVALFIFFIGTMVYLLFQASGELKERERKRKIIAQQPAADSMKKSDTVSMDEFYTILSREFLASQDSTLLNANIDSLKHVYDSLQQLSKN, from the coding sequence ATGAAAGACTATTACAAAGTGCTTGGATTGCGGTTTGGCGCTCCTTCCTCGGAAATCAGGGCGGCCTTCAGGCGGCTGGCTTTAAAATACCATCCCGACAAAAATCCGGGTAATAAAAAGGCGGAACAGCAGTTTGTAGATGTCAACGAAGCGTATGAAATATTGTCCAGCGAATATAAAAGAATCCAGTACCACGCTTCCTATAACGAATCGCTGAATGATATTTATCTCAACAGACTCCCTCAGGAATCGCTGAAAGATAAATACCGCCGTAATCCGACCTATGTGCCCAAACAACCTGTAGCACCGGCTTCTAAGCTGGAAATCAAATATCCCGGTTTGCAGGTTGCCCTCTTTATTTTTTTTATAGGGACGATGGTCTATTTATTATTTCAGGCATCGGGAGAGTTAAAGGAACGTGAGCGTAAACGCAAAATAATAGCTCAGCAACCCGCAGCGGATTCAATGAAAAAGTCAGACACCGTCAGCATGGACGAATTTTATACCATACTGTCACGGGAGTTTTTAGCATCGCAGGATTCCACCTTGCTGAATGCCAATATAGATTCACTCAAGCATGTGTATGATTCATTGCAGCAGCTTTCCAAAAACTAA